In Coregonus clupeaformis isolate EN_2021a chromosome 5, ASM2061545v1, whole genome shotgun sequence, the sequence GGGCCGGCCTGCTGGGGTGAGTTCCCCCCCACTACCCTCCGTCTTTACACAGGTcactgtgtgcatcccaaatggcaccatttaccctatatagtgcactacttttgacaagggcccatagggctctggtcaaaagtaggcgctatgtagggaatagggtgcggtttgggacagacacacacactgtgtagACCCATGCCACTATCTACTGTCTGACCTCATGGGTGACCTCTCTGTATTCAGGCCCTTAGGCCTAGTCTCAAGGTCACCTTTGTACATTAGGGTAGCATTTGGACAGGCTGCGATATTACAGATGAATATGGAAGCAGACTCTTACAGTATGTCAAGTTGTTCTTGTACTTCCCTTTACTTTGCATAAAAGCAAATTAATGCAGAAGtgctgtatgtgtgagagagtaagagaggagagatacagaTGGACTGAAAGAAAGAGGAGCAGAAAATATATTTGGTTTGCTAAAGAATCCCAGCGATGTTAAGGACCCTGTCTTAACAAGATCAGCCACTGAGACAAGTGAGTATGGTGAGACAATGGTGATCCAGTATCTGGAGACAGCATCCTATTACACTGTAAGAACTACTGTATATCAGGGTTTAGGTTGAATTGGTGGGATATGAAAAGCACTTTAACAATGGGTTTTTTCCAACACATTATCCATGTGGATAGGCAGTAGCTCTGTAAGAAAGAGCAACACTTACATGTTATatttcagaaattattcacacaccttgactttttctaagtgttgttgtgttacagcctgaatttaaaattgattgaatttagATTTTTGGGGTCACTggcctacgcacaataccccataatgtcaaagtggacaaatgtattaaaaattaaacgatgaaatgtcttgagtcaataagtattcaatccctttgttatggcaggcctaaataagttcaggagtaaacatttgcttaacaagtcacataataagttgcatggactcactgtgtgcaataatagtgtttaacatgatttttgaatgactacctcatctctgtaccccacacatacaattatttgtaaggtccctgagtcgagcagtgaatttcaaacacagattcaaccacaaagaccagggaggttttccaatgcctcgtaaagaagggcacctattcgtacatgggtaaaaaaaaaaaaagcagacattgaatatccctttgaacatggggaagttattaattacactttggatggtgtaacaatacacctagtcactacaaagatacatgtgTCCTTCattactcagttgccggagaggaaagaaaccgctccgggatgtcaccatgaggccaatagtgactttacAACAGTTTTgggctgtgatagaagaaaactgaggatggatcaacagcattgcagttactccacaatactaacctaaatgacagagtgaaaagaaggaagcctgtacagaatcaaaatattccaaaacattcatcctgtttgcaacaaggcactaaagtaatactgcagaaaatgtggcaaagcaattaactttgttctgaatacaaagtgttatgtttggggcaaatccagtacaacacattactgagtagcactctccatattttcaagcatagtgatggatgcatcatggtatgggtatgcttgtaatcgttatggactggggagtttttcaggataaaaaagaaacggattggagctaagcacaggaaaaatactagagggaaacctggttcagtcagctttccaccagacactgggagatgaattcacctttcagcaggacaattgcCAAAACACAAGGTCACCAAGAaggcagtgaatgttcctgagtggccaagttacagttttgtcttAAATATACTtacaaatctatggcaagacagaGTTTtgagaattttgaaaagaataatgggcaaatgttgcacaataccaattcaggctgtaacacaacagtgtggaataagtcaaggggtatgaatacattctgagGACACTATCTATTCATTGCAAATGATGAAGTGAACAAAGGGGAGTTAATTTATCTTCCGCAGGTTTAGTTGACGATATGCATCGATATTTAGAGAACTTGATATTAAATATAGCTTGCCTTGCATCAAACTGCTGCTGCCTATAGTTTGTTTTTGACTTGACTCAAAGTGGACATACCAATGTGTCTCTCACTATCACAGTCAGTCATCTATTCCTGAACACACTGTTCATCAAACCCActtcctgtaatgtgtctgtaggcctagtgtgtgtttgtgggggcATGCTCACTTATTTCGCAGTGAGATTTTGGTGcgtacattgagggaaaaaagtatttgatcccctgctgattttgtatgtttgcccactgacaaagaaatgatcagtctataattttaatggtaggtttatttcaacaatgagagacagaataacaacaacaaaaacccatgtcaaaaatgttataaattgatttgcattttaatgagggaaataagtatttgaccccctctcaatcagaaagatttctggctcccaggtgtcttttatacaggtaacgagctgagattaggagcacactcttaaagggagtgctcctaatctcagcttgttacctgtataaaagacacctgtccacagaagcaatcagattccaaactctccaccatggccaagaccaaagagctctccaaggatgtcagggacaagattgtagacctacacaaggctggagtgggctacaagaccatcgccaagcagcttggtgagaaggtgacaacagttggtgcgattattcgcaaatggaagaaacacaaaataactgtcaagctccctcggcctggggctccatgcaagatatcacctcgtggagttgcaatgatcatgagaacggtgaggaatcagcccagaactacacgggaggatcttgtcaatgatctcaaggcagctgggaccatagtcaccaagaaaacaattggtaacacactatgccgtgaaggactgaaatcctgcagcgcccgcaaggtccccctgctcaagaaagcacatatacaggcccgtctgaagtttgccaatgaacatctgaatgattcagaggagaactgggtgaaagtgttgtggtcagatgagaccaaaatcgagctctttggcgtcaactcaactcgccgtgtttggaggaggaggaatgctgcctatgaccccaagaacaccatccccaccatcatttacatttacattttagtcatttagcagacgctcttatccagagcgacttacaggagcaattagggttaagtgccttgctcaagggcacatcgacagatttttcacctagtcggctcggggattagaaccagcgacctttcggttactggcacaatgctcttaaccactaagctacctgccatcaaacatggaggtggaaacattatgctttgggggtgtttttttgctaaggggacaggacaacttcaccgcatcaaagggacgatggacggggccatgtaccgtcaattcttgggtgagaacctccttccctcagccagggcattgaaaatgagtcgtggatgggtattccagcatgacaatgacccaaaacacacggccaaggcaacaaaggagtggctcaagaaaaagcacattaaggtcctggagtggcctagccagtctccagaccttaatcccatagaaaatctgtggagggagcagaaggttcgagttaccaaacgtcagcctcgaaaccttaatgacttggagaagatctgcaaagaggagtgggacaaaatccctcctgagatgtgtgcaaacctggtggccaactgcaagaaacgtctgacctctgtgattgccaacaagggttttgccaccaagtactaagtaatgttttgcagaggggtcaaatacttatttccctcattaaaatgcaaatcaatttataacatttttgacatgcgtttttctggcttttgttgttgttattctgtctcactgttcaaataaacctaccattaaaattatagactgatcatgtctttgtcagtgggcaaacgtacaaaatcagcaggggatcaaatactttttttcctcactgtacatgtatttGAACGTGTGTGTGTTACACTTAGTTAGCGTTGGTGTGAGGCTAGCCTGGCTTGCTCACTTCTGTAGGCCTTGAATGACTGCTCTACAGAAAAATGAGTAAATCCATCTTGTCCTTTTCTGTGAAGCTGCTCTGTACAGTCACTGTTTCCTAACGCCCAAACACAGTGTTATGAGGCTtctcatcacctctctctctctcctttcacagAGCTTCCTGGTGTTGAGGGACTCTGCCTCCCAGCCCATCCTGCTGTGTGTGTCCACTGGAGGAAAGAGTGGAGATGTCAGAGACGACCCCATACAACGCACTGGTGAAGGTAGGcaggacacacacatgcatattttaCTGACCAGAACCTCAAAAGCCATACACTTCCCCGTTTTTTTAAAGGTTAATCTCAAGTTCTTAGTTTGTTGTATGTCTTATAAtaacctctctcttcttctctctcagcTTATCAGCTATCTCAGTCATATTTAGGCTTCTCTGATCTGGCCCAGTTAGTGGTCTTCTATTCTCTGAGCAGGTGAGTTACAACAACCTACGGTATATGCTGTTTACTAACTACAGTATCTATCAGTTATGCATCTGATATATCtcattaacctctctctctctctctcgctctctgtctctgtctctgtctctatctctctctgtatctctctcccagGGACGTGTTGCCAGTATGTCTGTTCATCCCTCCGTGGCTCTACAGTCTAACAGATCAGCCACAGTCCCAGCTGGGTCCCAGTAAGTCTGAAttcaccctctccatctctcctcttcctcacccACGCTCTCTTCCACTTATCATCTTCCTTTCACTCCTCCTGCACAACTATCTCCTTGTCATCCATTTTAGTCACTTCATATCAAACGTCTTGTCCTCTATGtgctcctctacctcctcttacTCCTCTTGACGACTAccatctcttcttctctcatTCTTACATTTgatctcctttcctccctctctttttgtGTATCTGTTCGTATATAGAGTCCTGGCTGTGTCCCACCTTTGACCTTCAGTCTGATCACATGACTCAGAGGGCTCCTGATACTGCCATGTGCACCATACAGGTAATCAGCTGTATTCATAGCTTCATAACATGTCTATAAAGTTTGGGACCTATTCACTATCTTGCATTCTGCTTTAACATTACATATAGTTAGAACCCACTCTAGCGGATGTGTTGCCATGGTTTGACATGTGGTTCACACAGAAAAGCGGAAGTCTGCTCTGGGTTTTCCTAGTGCTTTGTAACGTTATCCCAGTCAAGTGTCACTCTCAGCATCATAGATGAGTTGAGGTGTACATCAGTTCAGACTGACGTCACAACTCCTTTTGCTATTCAGTCGAAGAGTTGTATCTTACATTTGAATACTGTATGGCCTTTTTCAAATCTATATAggttttaaaggcccagtgcagtcaaaattatgTTTTTCTTGTGTTTTGATATCATATTGtacggcaggtagtttagtgggtaagagcgttgtgccagtaaccgaaaggtcgctggttctaatccccgagccgaataggtgaaaaatcaatgtgcccttaagcaaggcacttaaccctaattgctcatgtaagtcgctctggataagagcgtctgctaaatgactattttttttttttaataacactgtaaaagtgtgaaaacaTTATATCAGTAGTTAGGCTTCCATCCAATTAGCGAATATTCTAGAATCTGCATGAAgtaaatatgcgcattttcccaccagtggtgtgtttccaccaaacgaaTGTGTTATGGAGAGAAATCAGTGCGCGATGATATACTTTTTCGCTGAAGTTTTCATGTACAAAATAAAAATGTGAAGTTCAATGTGtgtccatcgcattttcaactctaccaataGTTTTGGCACAAAAATAGTTgtattaaatagcaaatgtgcataCTTTGGTCTTGGCACGTGTGCACTAtccaacagctcacagatactGTGTGgataggctagtctacatgatgagattattatggataagagcgagaatatttgtactaatcaaatggcagtcaagcatcgatcatcatgtcaccagaataaccCTGTGAAGTTCGTCATAACTTATtttatctgtagcctaataaacggcATGGTTTCCCAAGTCGTAGTAGGAGGACCACATATTATATAATCGCGTGACTCCAATTTTACTTatatatgatggttattatatcaatatttgcacataaaggcgTTTTCACCACCATTTCTcgtataattaattttacagacacaaaaaatcccaccatgtcgaacaaacaaatgaTCTGTCTGCATTTAAAACATTGTactgaaacttcctgtttccatcacaactgtcattactttttttttatactgtatgACTTCACTCACATAAAAACTGTGGAAGGAAATGTGGttagtgttatttcctgatagttgctggctggagttttggcttgcctggtgacatccTCAGGCAGTATAAGGTGTAATACACCAAtgacaaagagagttccaaacctctctgccaataacctATCTCCCATTAGGCCCCTCCTCCGCTTTGGTGcccttcccctccccactcagacctctcccagacagtcctagcaaaattcttgattgagaattttttttttgctaaaaacttatttttgtttctttttgacaatttttatggAAACTACTACTGTAAGGTATTtatttgttacccagaaattatttgattttGAGATAAAAACTGCCTTTAATACTGAAACATTCAACTATAATTTTACATTTTCTGAAAGATCCTCATGTTGTTAATGCCTTTTAAATACACAGTCAAGCTCCCTCTCAATTGTGTCTTCTGTTCAATAGCTGACAGCAGCCAATGATGCTCTGTGCATCATCAACCCACTCTATCTCCATGAGCATGGCGCTGACTGGCTGACGCATCAACCAACCAGCCCACATCGAATTAATCGGCAAGCCAATTATAGGCGTGAGAGACGACTGAGTACAACAAGACCTTGGTCAGGGGCGGGCCTTCTTACTAAGAAAGCTATCTCATTGGAGCAGGAGCCCTGCAGCTCCAGTCCTGATAATCCAGGTAAAGTGATTATAGGTCCAGTGCagttaaaaacatgattttcctgtgttttatatatatttccacactgaggttggaataatacaattttgaaaatgatgataatgccattttagtgtaagagcagaaattatttgatattgagatatttttttttaacagctgcattggaccttgaAGGTGCTTTATTTTCCTTGTCCATCCTGTCTGTGGGAAAATGTCACCGCATGAATCATCCTTCTCTCTGTAGGAGCTAATGAGACATCATAGAGCTCACTAGCCGTTATGCCAAAACCAAAATCAACCAACGACTAACTGATATGTTTGGTCTTGTCTCCAGGGTCTCCTGTAGTCCAGGCTGCCCCGTCTCCCCCCACCCCAACAGGAGGGGTGGTTCTGAGGAGGCCCAGTAGGGATGCTTCCATTGAGTCACTCCACAGAACAGGAAGCCAGGACCGCACTAACACCCCCAGGCCCCCCTCAGACCCCAAGCCCCTGTTCAGCCCTGCCCCTCAGTCCCCTCACAGTGTGTCCTGGATTGAGGACAGGGTATGGCTCTCCCAACcgccacccccctccctcctccgccCCACCTCCCTTGAGCTGGACTCGCTGTCAATCAGCAGCATGGAGGAGGAGCCGGAGTCGGTCCCCAgcccctcccactccccccaCCCCTCACATCGGTTGGCCAACAAGGTGATGCACCGCCTCTCGGCTGTGGGTCTGGCCATTGGTGGGCTGGGGTCTCCACAGAAGAGGCTGACCAAGCGGGTGCAGGAGCTCAGCAAGCGGAGGGGCGGTTTGTTTGCCGAGGCAGTGCTGGGATTCGTTGAGATGACCCTGGGGGCTGGGTTTATCCCTGGAATGACAGGTGCAGACCTGCTTCAGGAGGTGCGTACGGCTCTCACTGCCCTGAGAGAGACACTGCTGGACTGTCCTGAGATACACATCCTCATAGACAGTATGGCCGACACAGCCGACGAGGAGCTGGGTGAGTCCATGCATTAATAAATTAGTGTTCGAAAACAGAATATCACTACTATTATACAAAAAAACTGTTCAGCTTTAGTTCAGTATCCACTACAAAGCCAAAACGGACAAATACTCAACTACATACATTTCCAGAATTGTTTTCTAacacctcagtctctccctctctctgtcctctatctACATTAGACACCATACTGGAGCTCTCTCTACACAAGGTGGCCCTGAAGCCTGTGAGCGCCCACCTGTACACCTGCCTCCAGAGCTGTCAAGACCACGAAGGTAGCCTGCGGAAGCTGAGGGAGAACCAGCAGGTCCTGGAGGGCCGGGGGGTGGAGGAGCTGGAAGGGACGCCTGGGGTTGGGGTCCCTGACCCAGTCACCCTGGAGAAGATCCAGCAGAGGTGGTCAGCCATGCACCAGTCCTACTCCCCCAGCAGGAAGGTCCATATCCTGCTCAAGGTCTGCAAGACCATCTACCACAGCATGACGGCCAATGCCAACCCAGGTGGGTGGTGCAGGGTAGACCTCCTCAGCCTCAGTATGTGTATGAATGGAGTTGGTTGGGGTTAGGGTATTTCTCTCTATTTAGATATGGTGAAATTCACCATACACTCTCTATTAAGGATGATGTTTGGAGTTATTTGACCTTtgactccctcctcccctctgtctcaggTGTAGTGTATGGGGCTGATGACTTCCTGCCCTGTCTGACCTGGGTGCTTCTGCGTAGTGATGTGGTCACTCTGCAGCTGGACACTGACTACATGATGGAGCTACTGGACCCCACACAGCTGCAGGGAGAGGGTACGAATTATACAAACATTTCACGCAGACCCACAgaaacatgtatgtgtacatggaCACTCACTGGAAATGAGCCCACCTTATAGTAACCccctttctgtctctgtttctctctctctctacctctgtctctctattttgCAGGAGGTTACTACTTGACGTCCCTGTACGCCTCTCTCTTCTACATCAGCAGCTTCCGCCCTCGTCTTGCCACACGCCAGCTCAACACTGAGGCCCAGCAATCCCTGAGCCATTGGCATCGCAGGCGCACCCTGCACTGCAACCAATCACGACGCAGCACGAATCGGAGGACCCTCCAGAGACCTGGGCACGGCCAGAAGGGCAGGGAAAACTCCAGTGATGCAGAGACTGAAACTGGCACAGGAAGTGTAACTGACGCCCCACCGtcgccctctagtggtgtggCCAAGGCACTGCACATAACCTCAGAGGTGGTGGTAGCGGTGAGGGAGGCAGAGGGCAGCAGAGCACAAGGCCAAGGATCCCCAGCTGCACAACTCCAGGCCTCACCTCGGAAGGAGAGACGGACTACAGTACAAGAGTTGGACGGACATCCAGCAGGGAGTGAGGTGGACTAGGAGGGAGGGGTCAGACCTCCTAGTCCTAGTGTGTGGTAAAGGGTTTAGAGAGTGAGGAAGGGCAGGTTAGTCTCCACAGGGTTCATGAGGCACAGCGCCAGGCCAGCAGAGCTAGAAGACCGGACAGACACACAGATGGGTCAGCAGAGGTCAGAGTGGACTGGGCTGCCAGTGGGAGACTTATACCAGAAGGATGACACAGAGGAGCCAGTCTGTCTAGAACCCTGGGCTTTGCCGCAAGCACttacagtgggctccaaaattactggcacccctgactggcaatgcacaaacaatacttaaaaaaatataaacaatatatttatagagataaactcaaaataccaacatgtgagaaatactgtactatattaatgttccaatggaacccaccaaaatcatttattgatttaattaaaaatcaatgtctcccggtcgcggccggctgcgacagagcctggactcgaaccaggatctctagtggcacagctagcactgcgatgcagtgccttagaccattgcgccactcgggagtcggcattacatcacttcctgtttcactagggtataaaaatgaggtaacacgcATGCAATATCCCTTTGTCATCCAACACCATGAAGAAAACAAAATAACTGGCAGTTCAAAAGAGATGGTTGTAGACCTTCATAAATCTGGTAATGGCTACAAGAAGATCCACAAACGATTGAATATACCACTGAGCACTGTCAGGGCAATTATTATTATGCATTTTGCCcccaggatagggaggaggatggtgagagaagcaACAAAATCCCCAAGAATCACTGTGAAAGAATTGCAGGCCTTGGTGGCTTCTTGGGGTTGCCAGGTTTCAAAAAGCACCATCAGACTccacctccacaaccacaggctctttggaagggttgccagaagaaAGCCCTTTCTGACCCCCAGACGCaagtgcttggagtttgccaaacgccatttaaattatgactggaagaaggtgctctggtcagatgagaccaaaattgaacgtttggtcagatacagcatcggcatgtttggcattgaaacagagatgcatacaaggagaggcacctcatacccacggtgaaatatggtggtgggtcagtgatgttttggggctgttttaattCCAGAGGTCCAGGGGTACTGGTTAAGATGAATGGCATAATGAATTCCACCAAGTATCAGGCTATTTTGGCTGAcaatctggttgcctctgccagaaggctgggacttggccgtaggtggactttccaacaagacaatgacccaaaacatacctcaagatccacacacaaatggttctgtgacaacaaaatcaatgttctgccatggccatctcagtcgccggacctcaatgtttgtgcattgccagtcaggggtgccagtaattttggagcccactgtagCTGGCAAACATGGAGTCGCCTTCTCAATATTGTAATGCAAACTTGTTatgcaaaacattttattttacaattCCTGGTTTCAGTTGCATTGAAATGCACCCAATAAGACATGCAGATATTGGTCTGATTAGGCTGAATTTGGGTAATTTGAAATATGAGAATGACTTTCAATTGTTTGTGGAAGATATTTCCCATGAGTGTTGCAAATTGTGACGTTTGTAATATTTTCATTGTGTTTCCTTCGAGAAATGTCTCTCAGTGGGGCCAATTAAATGGTCAAATTGGGGCAAAGCATGGAGGCTTTCAGCAGGTTGGTTCCATGGTTAGAACACTTGATGTATTTTCCATGTTGACCACCAGGTTGCAGTACCACACCGATTTTGTCTGTTTCCTCTGGGTTGCAGTAATCAAGCATGATAACGTAAAGATGTTGAGAAATGTGTTGATGTGCCTGAAATAACAGCTGAAACGAAACGACAGTTGATTAGAAAGTGATTGTATTATGTTATGTGTAATATGTactctgtttttttttattttttttattttaatctaCATTATTTGGCCATGCTTTAGGATGCTGTATGTTGTTTGTTGGCATGCTGTAAAGACAGCATTATAGACATCTGCACATTAGAGTACTTTTATGCTAAAGAGTGACCAGTGCAATAGACAGGTCCTTATACAAGCACATGTATTACAATACACAGACACATGGTACCACTACCgtagacacagacaacacacaaacAAGCCCACGCACACACATGGACATACTGTAATATATACATACTCATGCAAATACTTATACGGAGTGCCTCATATGCAAatgaacgtacacacacacgtgccCTCCCATACATTCATACATACGGAACCGCCTCATTCAGAATTTTAAATGAGCAACCCAATCAAATTTGCCTAATGAGACATCTGGCAttctgtctgtatttccgatCTTTTAACCAGGTCTAAGAAACATCTGGGCCCTTCATCAGCCCAGTCAAACCTGATGAGAGCAAGACTGATGGAGGGACAGTGGCTGAGACTTAACATCTACGACTCACACCTCTTATATATGTGATCACGTGATATATTATGCATACATGGGACTATATGACATGTTCAGTCCAGccataaattagatatatggtgGTGGCGAGCACACAGATGGCAGACGCCTGAGGCATTTAAAGCTAGGACTTTCGCTAGCTAGCTGCAGCTAAACATAGAGGCCGAAAGgtacccactcacacacacaaaggtacccACTCACacgcacgttcacacacacactcacactcacaaagGTACCCACTCACacgcacgttcacacacacacagtacatgcaCATCCAAGCACAAGGCAACACCAGGACAATATACAGTCACACACATACTGAAAAACATGAATATTCACACTAACAGTATATCACAAACACTTGTTCGTCACACTAAATGTATACCAGTATCAGTGTGCCTGGTGTGTTCGCCCCTCCCCCTTGATTGACAGGCATCTAACGAGCAGCTGTTCTAATGGGCCTGGCAGCCACTCCTAATAGTGATAAATAGATGAGAGGCATTTGTGAATCAGGACCAAACACTTTTCAATCAATTATTCACAACATTACTCCAATTTATGCATCATCAGGCTGCTACACATCCTGGTTGTTCCCAGGCTGGAAACAGTGAAACTCTGTGGTAAAATGACAGTAAGAGCTACCAGCTCTGGTTTTCCTCTCTCCGGCTGACAAATAAAATGGTTCCTTTCTTCATCGTCCTATATGAGTTTTAATGAAGGCTTGTGAAAGCGAGCGGAGCGTCATCGTACGATCCTGACctgtctgctctgactgtggtccTTCCATATGGGACATCACGTCACCAagctgctctgtctctctcactgtctttctctctgtctctctctcactctctctctctctctctctctctctctctctctgtctgtctctctctcactgtctctctcgctctctctgtctctctctctctgtcactctctctgtctatgtctctctctctctctctctctctctgtctctctctctctgtctctctctcactgtctctctcgctctctgtctctctctctctctctctctctgtctctctctctctctgtctctctctctctctgtctctctctctctctctctctgtctgtctctctctcactgtctctctcgctctctctgtctctctctctctgtcactctctctctgtctatgtctctctctctctctctgtctctgtctctctctcactgtctctctcgctctctgtctctctctctctgtctctctctctctctgtctctctctctgtctctctctctctctctctctctctctctctctctctctctctctctctctctctctc encodes:
- the LOC121557222 gene encoding ras and Rab interactor 2-like, yielding MVIQYLETASYYTSFLVLRDSASQPILLCVSTGGKSGDVRDDPIQRTGEAYQLSQSYLGFSDLAQLVVFYSLSRDVLPVCLFIPPWLYSLTDQPQSQLGPKSWLCPTFDLQSDHMTQRAPDTAMCTIQLTAANDALCIINPLYLHEHGADWLTHQPTSPHRINRQANYRRERRLSTTRPWSGAGLLTKKAISLEQEPCSSSPDNPGSPVVQAAPSPPTPTGGVVLRRPSRDASIESLHRTGSQDRTNTPRPPSDPKPLFSPAPQSPHSVSWIEDRVWLSQPPPPSLLRPTSLELDSLSISSMEEEPESVPSPSHSPHPSHRLANKVMHRLSAVGLAIGGLGSPQKRLTKRVQELSKRRGGLFAEAVLGFVEMTLGAGFIPGMTGADLLQEVRTALTALRETLLDCPEIHILIDSMADTADEELDTILELSLHKVALKPVSAHLYTCLQSCQDHEGSLRKLRENQQVLEGRGVEELEGTPGVGVPDPVTLEKIQQRWSAMHQSYSPSRKVHILLKVCKTIYHSMTANANPGVVYGADDFLPCLTWVLLRSDVVTLQLDTDYMMELLDPTQLQGEGGYYLTSLYASLFYISSFRPRLATRQLNTEAQQSLSHWHRRRTLHCNQSRRSTNRRTLQRPGHGQKGRENSSDAETETGTGSVTDAPPSPSSGVAKALHITSEVVVAVREAEGSRAQGQGSPAAQLQASPRKERRTTVQELDGHPAGSEVD